From Peromyscus eremicus chromosome 3, PerEre_H2_v1, whole genome shotgun sequence, one genomic window encodes:
- the LOC131907029 gene encoding protein SET-like, with the protein MALKRQSALLPQSKKPKSAPAPKLEDKSASPGLPKGEKEQQEAIEHIDEVQNEIDRLNEQASEEILKVEQKYNKLRQPFFQKRSELIAKIPNFWVTTFVNHPQVSALLGEEDEEALHYLTRVEVTEFEDIKSGYRIDFNFDENPYFENKVLSKEFHLNESGDTSSKSTEIKWKSGKDLTKRSSQTQNKASRKRQHEEPESFFTWFTDHSDAGADESGEVIKDDIWSNALQSYLVPDIDDEEGEAEDDDDDDDDNDEEEVLEDIDEEGDEDEGEEDEDDDEGEEGEEDEGEDD; encoded by the coding sequence ATGGCCCTGAAACGGCAATCTGCGCTCCTGCCTCAGTCCAAGAAACCCAAATCGGCTCCTGCCCCAAAGCTGGAGGACAAGTCGGCCTCTCCCGGCCTGCcgaagggagaaaaagaacagCAAGAAGCAATTGAACACATTGACGAAGTACAAAATGAAATAGACAGACTTAATGAACAAGCCAGTGAGGAAATTTTGAAAGTAGAACAAAAATATAACAAACTCCGCCAACCATTTTTTCAGAAGAGGTCAGAATTGATCGCCAAAATCCCAAATTTTTGGGTAACAACATTTGTCAACCATCCACAAGTGTCTGCACTGCTtggggaggaagatgaagaggctCTGCATTACTTGACCAGAGTTGAAGTGACAGAATTTGAAGACATTAAATCAGGTTACAGAATagattttaattttgatgaaaatccttactttgaaaataaagttCTCTCCAAAGAATTTCATCTGAATGAGAGTGGCGATACATCTTCAAAGTCCACTGAAATCAAATGGAAGTCTGGAAAGGATTTGACAAAACGCTCAAGTCAAACACAGAATAAGGCCAGCAGGAAGAGGCAGCATGAAGAGCCGGAGAGCTTCTTCACCTGGTTCACTGACCATTCTGATGCAGGTGCAGATGAGTCAGGAGAGGTCATCAAAGACGATATTTGGTCAAATGCCTTGCAGTCCTATTTGGTTCCTGATATAGATGATGaagaaggagaggcagaagatgatgatgatgatgatgatgataatgatgaagaGGAAGTCTTGGAAGATATTGATGAGGAAGGGGATGAAGATGAAGgtgaagaagatgaagatgatgatgaaggggaggaaggagaggaggatgaagGCGAGGATGACTAG